The following proteins come from a genomic window of Flavobacterium eburneipallidum:
- a CDS encoding helicase-related protein: MGFNKRKHLQSNIDALKVAFKLEKENRQATQEERLLMMQYSGFGGLKFILNPVENAIDSNHWRKTEQYLFPLTQELHKLLKENTVDPKQYSLYVDSMRNSVLTAFYTPPAIISALAETLKENGLKVNRMLEPSAGSGSFIEAFNTSFGSISGTTAYEKELLTGKILKHIYPDVNIHIRGFEAIPEKEQKSYDLVTSNIPFGDISIFDLSYSRSTNSARVQAARSIHNYFFLKGGDMLREGGILAFITSQGVLNSPSNIAIREALMKDHKLVSAIRLPNNLFTDYAGTEVGSDLIILQRQTAKEGLSLREKEFCQTNINSESGSTNILLSNPALIVHTKSYQGTDPYGKSTMVYEHQGGIERIATDLKRILKDDFSIHLDMNRYNGISLDKSIIQPTISIQTEPLILTEKSTSSNPEIRLSQQSQKDNGSQVQLNLFDLFETTIPAKINETKSRFKNKTNSVKQNSIGKQPSLFDTVAIQQVYQKPNVSRTIQTIHNGAIDGDLFSQPNVDNQNWGAAKTASPILTTVPSNPAPYTGETPTSYREECLAKDKGFIGYLRNIDVETGKAMFHPLELSTLQRMRAAAYIDLRDVYHRLYNREAELKTEQREDREKLNKLYDDFVKKYGNLNNVDNIKLIKIDAAGKEIPYLERIIGGVVHKADLFQRPVSFSNSSLATDNPDEALAASLNQYGKVNLVFMSQISGIVSDDLKEALKGRIFYNPLEKEYEISERWVSGNVVEKANQLQEYINNNPVESIVKESLTALEEAKPKRIEFEELDFNLGERWIPTEIYARFASYLYDTDVRVYYSENTDDFAINCDQKNAHIRDKYAAKSESRTFDGIALLKHALVNTTPDITKKILVGDKEVKVKDMEAIQIANSKIDEIRTAFTDWLHTQNDGFKNRLTNQYNDTFNCFVRPQYNGSHQEFPGLDRKALGIDDLYSSQKDAVWMIKLNGGAICDHEVGAGKTLIMCTAAQEMKRLAMAHKPMIIGLKANVHEIAETYRTAYPHAKILYPGKEDFTPQKRQRIFGDIKNNDWDCVILTHDQFGMIPQSPEMQKEILQTELNSVEENLATLKTQGKDISRAMLKGVIVRKQNLEVKLKTLEHDIENRKDDTVDFKMMGIDHLLVDESHRFKNLMFNTRHERVAGLGNMQGSQKALNLLFALRTIQERTGKDLGATFLSGTTISNSLTELYLLFKYLRPQALEKQGINCFDAWAAIYARKTTDYEFSVANNIVQKERFRYFIKVPELAQFYSEITDYRTAKDIGIDRPEKNEILHNIPPTPEQEVFIKNLMAFAKSGNATLLGRAPLTEREEKAKMLIATDYARKMSLDMRMISQKYEDHPDNKASHCATKIANYYNNFNAQKGTQFVFSDLGTYKPTEWNVYSEIKRKLVHNHNIPSHEVRFIQEAKTDKHRKKLISSMNEGKTRVLFGSTDMLGTGVNAQKRAVAVHHLDTPWRPSDLAQRDGRAIRKGNEIAKFFANNKVDVIIYAVEKSLDGYKFNLLYNKQLFINQLKNNNLGKRTIDEGGMDEKSGMNFSEYVAILSGNTDLLDKAKLEKQLAGLESERQAFNRSKFSSKYKLEDVTATLEATQSRLNRFVLDWDNLQQRVQKHPDGTLLNPVQLNDLPANADVKQIGAKLNQLADKARTAGQYEEIGSLYGFSLLVKTELTDKNLDMFERDNHFFIQGEGGIKYTYNNGNMASEPKTAALNFINALGKIPSLIEQEQKKIAELKKDLPVLQEVVNSNWTKENKLNELKTELAAIDRKIQSSIAPSENRKEDEQEEYEKVDVKNIKTHLKLKTI; encoded by the coding sequence ATGGGCTTCAATAAACGGAAACATCTCCAAAGTAATATTGATGCCCTCAAAGTTGCTTTTAAACTTGAAAAAGAAAATCGACAAGCTACCCAAGAGGAAAGACTGCTAATGATGCAATACAGCGGATTTGGTGGTCTAAAGTTCATACTTAATCCTGTAGAGAATGCCATCGATAGTAACCATTGGCGAAAAACAGAACAGTATCTCTTCCCTCTTACCCAAGAATTACACAAGTTGCTTAAGGAAAACACAGTCGATCCAAAACAATACAGTCTCTATGTGGATAGTATGCGGAATTCAGTCCTAACGGCTTTTTATACACCTCCTGCCATTATTTCTGCTCTTGCAGAAACCCTCAAAGAAAATGGACTAAAGGTTAACCGAATGCTTGAACCCTCTGCAGGTTCCGGTTCTTTCATCGAAGCCTTTAATACTTCTTTTGGGTCGATTAGTGGAACTACCGCCTATGAAAAGGAACTGCTAACGGGAAAAATATTGAAGCACATTTATCCCGATGTTAATATTCATATTCGAGGTTTTGAAGCCATTCCCGAAAAAGAACAGAAAAGCTATGATTTGGTTACGAGTAATATTCCTTTTGGGGATATATCCATATTTGATCTCTCGTATTCCCGTAGTACCAATTCAGCAAGAGTTCAGGCAGCCCGAAGCATTCATAATTATTTTTTTCTAAAAGGAGGCGATATGCTTCGTGAAGGAGGTATTCTGGCTTTTATCACCTCTCAAGGTGTACTCAATAGTCCCAGCAACATAGCTATCCGTGAGGCATTAATGAAAGACCATAAATTGGTTTCCGCTATCCGTTTACCAAATAATCTTTTTACCGATTATGCCGGTACTGAAGTGGGGAGTGATTTAATTATTTTACAAAGACAAACGGCTAAAGAGGGCTTGTCATTAAGGGAAAAAGAGTTTTGTCAAACGAATATCAATTCTGAAAGTGGTTCCACCAACATCTTATTGAGTAATCCTGCTCTTATTGTCCATACCAAATCCTATCAGGGAACTGACCCATACGGTAAGTCAACGATGGTATATGAACATCAAGGAGGTATAGAAAGAATTGCCACCGACCTTAAGAGAATATTGAAGGATGATTTCTCTATTCATTTGGATATGAATCGATACAATGGTATTTCGCTTGATAAATCAATAATTCAGCCAACTATTTCAATACAGACTGAACCGCTAATTCTAACAGAAAAAAGCACCAGCTCAAATCCTGAAATAAGACTATCTCAACAATCCCAAAAAGACAATGGATCTCAAGTGCAACTGAACTTATTTGATTTGTTTGAAACTACCATACCTGCTAAAATTAATGAAACAAAGTCTAGATTTAAGAACAAAACAAACAGTGTAAAACAAAATAGTATCGGAAAACAACCAAGTTTATTTGATACTGTAGCAATCCAACAAGTATATCAAAAACCAAATGTTTCAAGAACAATTCAAACAATTCATAACGGAGCAATCGATGGAGATTTGTTCTCACAACCAAACGTAGATAATCAAAATTGGGGAGCAGCTAAAACGGCTAGTCCTATTCTAACGACAGTGCCATCGAATCCTGCACCCTATACAGGAGAAACACCTACTTCTTATAGAGAGGAATGTCTTGCGAAAGACAAAGGATTCATAGGCTATCTAAGAAATATAGATGTGGAAACAGGAAAAGCGATGTTTCATCCATTGGAACTTTCCACACTTCAAAGAATGCGAGCAGCTGCCTATATTGATTTACGAGATGTTTACCACAGACTGTACAATCGGGAAGCAGAACTAAAAACAGAACAGAGAGAAGACAGGGAAAAACTAAATAAATTGTATGATGATTTTGTAAAAAAATATGGCAATCTGAACAATGTAGATAATATCAAACTGATTAAGATAGATGCTGCGGGTAAAGAAATCCCCTATTTGGAACGTATTATTGGTGGTGTGGTACATAAGGCGGATCTTTTTCAACGTCCAGTTAGTTTTTCTAATAGCTCACTAGCGACGGATAATCCCGATGAAGCTTTGGCAGCTTCGCTGAATCAATACGGAAAAGTTAATCTGGTGTTTATGTCGCAGATAAGCGGCATAGTATCCGATGATCTCAAAGAAGCACTTAAAGGGCGAATTTTTTATAATCCTTTAGAAAAAGAATATGAAATCTCAGAGCGATGGGTTTCTGGTAATGTGGTAGAGAAAGCCAACCAGTTACAAGAATACATCAACAATAATCCCGTAGAAAGTATTGTCAAAGAAAGTCTTACTGCTTTGGAAGAGGCCAAACCTAAAAGAATTGAATTTGAAGAATTAGATTTTAATCTTGGAGAACGTTGGATTCCCACAGAAATATATGCTCGTTTTGCATCTTATCTGTATGATACGGATGTTCGTGTGTATTATTCAGAAAACACAGATGATTTTGCTATTAATTGTGACCAAAAAAATGCTCATATAAGAGATAAGTATGCCGCAAAATCAGAAAGCAGAACTTTTGATGGAATCGCTCTGCTCAAGCATGCACTTGTTAATACGACACCAGATATTACTAAAAAGATTTTAGTTGGCGACAAAGAAGTCAAGGTGAAGGATATGGAAGCAATACAGATAGCGAACTCTAAAATCGATGAAATTAGAACTGCTTTTACGGATTGGTTGCATACCCAAAATGATGGATTTAAAAATCGATTAACTAATCAGTATAATGACACCTTCAACTGTTTCGTCCGTCCGCAATATAACGGTAGTCATCAGGAGTTTCCCGGACTGGACAGAAAAGCATTAGGTATTGATGACCTCTATTCCAGTCAGAAAGATGCCGTATGGATGATAAAGCTGAACGGTGGAGCGATATGTGATCATGAAGTAGGCGCTGGAAAAACACTCATTATGTGTACCGCTGCCCAAGAAATGAAACGCTTGGCAATGGCACACAAACCAATGATTATTGGATTAAAAGCGAATGTGCATGAGATAGCTGAAACCTACCGAACTGCTTATCCTCATGCAAAAATATTGTATCCAGGAAAAGAAGATTTCACACCTCAAAAACGGCAACGAATTTTTGGCGACATAAAGAATAATGATTGGGATTGTGTGATACTTACACATGACCAGTTTGGCATGATACCGCAATCTCCAGAGATGCAGAAAGAAATACTGCAAACAGAATTAAATAGTGTAGAAGAAAATTTGGCTACTTTGAAAACGCAAGGAAAAGATATCTCAAGAGCAATGCTTAAAGGGGTTATCGTGCGAAAGCAAAATCTAGAAGTCAAGCTTAAAACACTGGAACATGACATAGAGAATAGAAAGGATGACACAGTCGATTTTAAGATGATGGGCATTGACCATTTATTGGTAGATGAAAGTCACCGTTTTAAAAATTTAATGTTCAATACTCGTCATGAAAGAGTTGCTGGATTGGGTAATATGCAAGGAAGTCAAAAGGCACTGAACTTACTTTTTGCCTTACGAACCATACAAGAACGAACAGGAAAAGATCTCGGTGCCACCTTTCTTTCAGGGACAACAATTAGTAATTCGCTGACAGAATTATACCTGCTTTTTAAATACCTACGTCCACAAGCATTGGAAAAGCAAGGCATCAACTGTTTTGACGCTTGGGCGGCTATTTATGCCCGAAAGACTACCGATTATGAATTTTCGGTAGCCAACAATATTGTACAAAAAGAACGGTTCCGATATTTCATAAAGGTACCAGAATTAGCACAATTCTATTCGGAAATAACGGATTACCGAACAGCAAAAGACATCGGCATTGACCGTCCCGAAAAAAATGAAATACTTCACAATATTCCACCAACACCAGAACAGGAAGTGTTTATTAAAAATTTGATGGCGTTTGCTAAATCAGGCAATGCAACCTTGTTGGGAAGAGCTCCACTTACAGAACGTGAAGAAAAAGCAAAAATGCTAATCGCTACAGACTACGCTCGCAAAATGTCTCTTGATATGCGGATGATTAGCCAAAAGTATGAAGACCATCCAGACAATAAGGCCTCACATTGCGCTACAAAAATTGCAAATTATTACAATAACTTTAATGCACAGAAAGGAACTCAATTTGTTTTTTCAGATTTGGGAACATATAAACCCACGGAATGGAATGTTTATTCAGAAATTAAAAGAAAGTTGGTTCATAATCATAATATTCCATCTCATGAAGTACGCTTTATACAAGAAGCGAAAACGGATAAGCATCGCAAGAAATTGATTAGTTCAATGAATGAAGGTAAAACCAGAGTACTATTTGGTTCTACTGATATGCTTGGAACTGGTGTTAATGCACAGAAGAGAGCGGTAGCAGTTCATCATTTGGATACTCCGTGGCGACCAAGTGATCTTGCCCAAAGGGATGGAAGGGCAATTCGTAAAGGGAATGAGATTGCTAAATTCTTTGCCAATAATAAAGTAGACGTGATTATTTACGCTGTTGAAAAATCATTGGATGGTTATAAATTCAATTTATTATACAACAAGCAGCTTTTTATAAATCAGTTAAAAAATAATAATTTAGGAAAACGCACCATTGATGAAGGAGGTATGGATGAAAAATCGGGTATGAATTTTTCGGAATACGTAGCCATTCTTTCGGGTAACACCGATTTGTTGGACAAAGCAAAACTAGAAAAACAGCTAGCTGGATTAGAAAGTGAACGTCAAGCATTTAATCGTTCCAAGTTCAGTTCTAAATACAAACTGGAAGATGTCACTGCGACATTGGAAGCCACTCAGTCTCGTTTGAATCGGTTTGTTTTGGATTGGGACAATTTGCAACAAAGAGTGCAAAAACACCCTGATGGAACTTTGTTGAATCCTGTTCAGCTTAACGATCTGCCTGCCAATGCCGATGTCAAACAAATTGGAGCTAAGCTCAACCAACTGGCTGACAAAGCCCGCACTGCAGGGCAGTATGAAGAAATCGGCAGTTTGTATGGTTTTAGCTTGTTGGTAAAAACAGAATTAACAGATAAAAATTTAGATATGTTCGAAAGAGATAATCATTTTTTTATTCAGGGCGAAGGAGGTATCAAGTATACTTATAACAATGGAAATATGGCTTCAGAACCTAAAACTGCAGCATTGAATTTTATTAACGCTTTAGGCAAAATCCCTAGTCTCATAGAACAAGAGCAAAAGAAAATTGCTGAACTGAAAAAAGATCTTCCAGTACTTCAGGAAGTAGTTAATAGCAACTGGACTAAAGAAAATAAATTAAATGAATTAAAAACTGAATTGGCTGCCATTGACAGAAAGATTCAATCATCCATTGCTCCTTCTGAAAACAGAAAAGAGGACGAGCAAGAAGAATATGAAAAAGTAGATGTGAAGAATATTAAAACTCATCTGAAATTAAAAACTATATAG
- a CDS encoding DUF1896 domain-containing protein: MDTLQKDLSYFNLRLQEFLHTSFPEKAWDTKFIEQRSQRSAKAYEAAFMAGNSVAQCEEIANYILFEGLHFSKFDTVFKVVVSEFDTLMADEELRPFALKMLAICESVFQRYTITQEFVDSVGYDLLYTELTGTIAIWIEENGLQ, encoded by the coding sequence ATGGACACGCTACAAAAAGACCTCTCCTATTTCAATTTAAGACTACAAGAATTTCTCCATACGAGTTTTCCGGAAAAAGCTTGGGATACCAAATTTATAGAACAACGTTCGCAAAGATCTGCGAAAGCTTATGAAGCAGCATTTATGGCAGGTAATTCCGTTGCACAATGTGAGGAAATAGCTAATTACATTCTGTTTGAAGGATTGCATTTCTCCAAATTCGACACGGTATTTAAAGTCGTGGTAAGCGAGTTTGACACCCTTATGGCTGATGAAGAATTGCGTCCATTCGCCCTAAAAATGTTGGCTATTTGTGAATCCGTATTTCAGCGATATACGATAACCCAAGAATTTGTTGACAGTGTCGGTTATGATCTTCTTTATACGGAACTGACTGGAACTATAGCAATATGGATTGAAGAAAATGGGCTTCAATAA
- a CDS encoding IS1182 family transposase → MLIQQQQIQFSPYSSLYDLIVPQDNLLRKINELIDFSFIYEELLDKYCTNNGRKAESPVRMFKYLLLKTIYNVYDVDVVDRSRFDMSFKYFLEMSPEEGVIDPSSLTKFRKLRLKDTDLLNLLIGKTVSIAIEKGIIKSKSIIVDATHTLSRSNPFSAIDVLRERSKLLRKTVYLFDDRFKENMPKKNDTYELKKELEYCKELEKRIEKEQSLSSIPAVKEKLNLLKETIEDTQENFTLSKDTDAKTGHKSADSSFFGYKTHLAMTEERIITAAIITSGDKGDGPELPKLLEISQENGMDVDTIIGDGAYTGTKNLQLATGQNIRVVTRLNVSVAQGTRKEEDKFEYNKDADRIVCPAGHMAIRKAKQGKKNVGKNQSHTYYFDVEKCKSCSLKEGCYKEGAKTKTYAVTIKSDLHQEQIAFQETEYYKEKAKHRYKIEAKNSELKNVHGYDRAISYGIANMQMQGAMTIFTVNLKRILKFI, encoded by the coding sequence ATGTTAATTCAGCAGCAGCAAATTCAGTTTAGTCCCTATTCTTCATTATATGATTTAATCGTTCCACAGGATAATCTACTTAGAAAAATCAACGAACTAATAGATTTTTCATTCATTTACGAGGAGTTGTTAGATAAATACTGTACAAATAACGGTCGCAAAGCAGAAAGCCCAGTTCGTATGTTTAAGTACTTACTTTTAAAAACAATATATAATGTATATGATGTTGATGTAGTTGATCGTTCGCGTTTTGATATGTCTTTTAAATATTTTTTAGAAATGAGTCCAGAAGAAGGTGTTATCGATCCAAGCTCCTTGACAAAATTTCGTAAACTTCGTCTTAAGGACACAGACTTATTAAATCTTCTCATTGGAAAAACTGTATCTATAGCTATTGAAAAGGGAATCATTAAATCTAAATCTATCATAGTTGATGCCACGCATACTTTATCGAGATCCAATCCATTTTCAGCAATTGATGTATTAAGAGAACGTTCTAAACTACTACGAAAAACGGTATATTTATTTGATGATCGATTCAAAGAGAATATGCCAAAGAAGAACGATACCTATGAATTAAAAAAAGAATTGGAGTATTGCAAAGAGTTAGAGAAGCGTATAGAAAAAGAACAATCTTTAAGTTCTATACCTGCTGTGAAAGAAAAATTAAACTTACTAAAAGAAACAATAGAAGATACTCAGGAAAATTTTACTTTATCAAAAGATACAGATGCTAAAACAGGTCATAAATCTGCTGATAGCTCTTTCTTTGGATATAAGACTCATCTAGCGATGACAGAAGAACGAATTATCACAGCAGCTATAATAACCTCAGGAGACAAAGGAGATGGTCCAGAGTTACCGAAACTCTTAGAGATTAGCCAAGAAAACGGAATGGATGTAGACACCATTATTGGCGATGGAGCTTATACAGGAACAAAAAATCTCCAGCTAGCAACCGGGCAAAATATTAGAGTTGTAACTAGATTAAATGTTTCGGTAGCACAAGGAACTAGAAAAGAAGAAGATAAATTTGAATACAATAAAGATGCCGATAGAATTGTTTGTCCTGCGGGGCATATGGCTATACGAAAAGCTAAACAGGGCAAAAAAAATGTTGGAAAAAATCAATCACACACCTATTATTTTGATGTTGAAAAATGCAAGTCTTGTTCTTTAAAAGAGGGATGCTACAAAGAAGGGGCAAAGACAAAAACCTATGCTGTAACGATAAAATCAGACTTACACCAAGAACAAATCGCCTTTCAGGAAACAGAATATTACAAAGAAAAAGCAAAACATCGATACAAAATAGAGGCTAAAAATAGTGAGTTAAAAAACGTACATGGCTATGATAGGGCAATATCGTACGGCATTGCCAATATGCAAATGCAAGGAGCAATGACTATTTTTACAGTCAATTTAAAAAGAATACTGAAATTTATATAA
- a CDS encoding histone H1, giving the protein MKDLIEKIAAEFETFKSDAELQTEKGNKSAGTRARKSSLELEKLLKEFRKSSVAESKK; this is encoded by the coding sequence ATGAAAGATCTAATCGAAAAAATCGCTGCTGAATTTGAAACATTCAAATCGGATGCAGAATTACAAACAGAAAAAGGAAATAAATCAGCAGGAACTAGAGCACGTAAATCTTCTCTAGAACTGGAAAAGCTTTTGAAAGAATTTAGAAAATCCTCTGTAGCTGAATCTAAAAAATAA
- a CDS encoding type IA DNA topoisomerase: MKIVIAEKPSVAREIAFLLGAIEKKDGYLTGNGYYVTWALGHLVSLAMPEDYGFTGFQKEALPLLPNPFLLTVRKLKKNNSYIQDDGAMKQLKIIEQLLKNSESIIVATDAGREGELIFRYIYEYLKCNLPFERLWISSLTEKAILKGFDNLKPGRNFDGLHFAAVGRSRADWLVGINASQALSIAVGNGVYSLGRVQTPTLALICKRFLENKAFAIKKYWQIELEHRKEFIDFKSISLTKWDDNKLANDVLKSIQRQGTATVTSVETKIINEQPPLLFDLTALQKEANIKLNLSAEETLNIAQSLYEKKFISYPRTGSKYVTEDIWAEIPKLISVLEEMEKFKAVVSSVKKGRLNKRIVNDLKVTDHHGLLITDKIPSALLPKENVIYEMIAYRLLETVSNACNKQITDINLQVLHYDFTVKGCAILDSGWRSIKGNFTDEDNDPIADLPELKMGDELKFREAKVLEGKTKPPVLYTEAGLLTAMESAGKLIKNQQESKILQDMGIGTPATRASIIETLFKREYVKREKKSLVPTAKGLKVYELVKNEKIADVAMTAQWELALQKIENNEGAVADFQKEIENFTTAITKELLSLSVESEKQAELVCPKCKINKLIIRDQLIKCLDEDCNWVQFRKICGIQLNLMDLEMLINKGRTNLLKGMISKSGKKFDAFIVMNSNGETTFTFPEKTKRK; the protein is encoded by the coding sequence ATGAAAATAGTGATTGCAGAAAAACCGAGTGTTGCTCGAGAAATAGCTTTCCTGTTAGGTGCCATTGAAAAGAAAGATGGTTACCTGACGGGCAACGGCTATTATGTAACTTGGGCGTTAGGACATCTAGTATCATTGGCTATGCCCGAAGATTATGGTTTTACAGGTTTTCAAAAGGAAGCCCTACCCCTATTACCCAATCCATTCTTACTTACTGTACGTAAGCTGAAGAAAAACAATAGCTATATTCAAGATGACGGAGCAATGAAACAATTAAAAATCATTGAGCAGCTTTTAAAAAACAGTGAAAGTATAATTGTAGCCACTGATGCTGGTCGAGAGGGAGAACTTATATTCCGTTATATTTATGAATATTTAAAATGTAACCTACCCTTTGAACGATTATGGATTAGTTCATTGACAGAAAAAGCCATTCTTAAAGGATTTGACAATTTGAAACCAGGAAGAAATTTTGACGGTCTACATTTCGCAGCAGTCGGAAGAAGTCGTGCGGATTGGCTGGTAGGAATAAACGCTTCCCAAGCGTTGAGCATTGCTGTTGGAAATGGTGTTTATTCTCTTGGAAGGGTTCAGACACCAACATTGGCACTTATCTGTAAAAGATTCTTGGAAAACAAAGCATTTGCCATTAAGAAATATTGGCAAATAGAATTAGAGCACCGTAAGGAATTCATTGATTTCAAAAGTATTTCATTGACTAAATGGGACGACAACAAACTGGCAAATGACGTACTGAAATCCATACAACGACAAGGAACAGCTACCGTGACTTCCGTTGAAACAAAAATTATCAATGAACAACCTCCTTTATTGTTTGATCTTACCGCATTACAAAAAGAAGCCAACATAAAATTAAATTTATCTGCGGAAGAAACTCTAAACATCGCCCAAAGCCTTTACGAGAAAAAATTCATTAGCTATCCACGCACTGGAAGTAAGTATGTTACAGAAGACATTTGGGCTGAAATACCCAAACTGATAAGTGTGTTGGAAGAAATGGAAAAGTTTAAGGCAGTTGTTTCTAGTGTAAAAAAAGGACGTCTCAACAAACGTATCGTTAACGATTTAAAAGTTACCGATCATCACGGTCTATTGATAACGGATAAAATACCATCAGCCTTACTCCCAAAAGAAAATGTAATTTATGAAATGATTGCATACCGATTACTGGAAACAGTTTCCAATGCCTGTAACAAACAAATTACCGATATAAATTTACAAGTTCTCCATTACGATTTTACAGTAAAAGGGTGTGCAATTCTTGATTCAGGATGGAGATCCATCAAAGGAAACTTCACAGATGAAGACAACGACCCCATCGCAGATCTACCAGAACTAAAAATGGGTGACGAGCTAAAGTTTAGGGAAGCAAAAGTTTTGGAAGGAAAAACCAAACCACCAGTCCTTTACACTGAAGCGGGACTACTGACGGCTATGGAAAGCGCTGGAAAACTGATTAAAAATCAACAAGAAAGTAAAATATTGCAAGACATGGGCATTGGTACTCCAGCTACACGAGCCAGTATTATTGAAACGCTTTTCAAAAGAGAATATGTCAAGAGAGAAAAGAAATCTTTAGTCCCAACAGCAAAAGGATTAAAAGTTTACGAACTCGTAAAAAACGAAAAAATTGCCGATGTGGCCATGACAGCCCAGTGGGAATTAGCCTTGCAAAAAATTGAAAACAACGAGGGAGCTGTCGCTGATTTCCAAAAAGAAATAGAAAATTTCACCACAGCCATTACGAAAGAATTACTTTCCTTATCTGTCGAAAGTGAAAAACAAGCAGAACTAGTTTGTCCAAAATGCAAGATTAATAAATTAATAATTCGAGATCAATTGATAAAGTGTTTGGATGAAGACTGTAACTGGGTTCAATTTCGAAAGATATGTGGGATTCAGTTAAATCTAATGGATCTAGAAATGTTAATTAACAAAGGTAGAACCAATCTTCTCAAGGGAATGATTAGTAAATCAGGAAAGAAATTCGATGCTTTCATCGTTATGAACAGCAACGGAGAGACCACTTTTACTTTTCCTGAAAAAACAAAAAGAAAATAA